The Coffea arabica cultivar ET-39 chromosome 10e, Coffea Arabica ET-39 HiFi, whole genome shotgun sequence region ttcatttccttaCCTTTCTCTCCAGCCATTAACTCGCTAACAAGGCCTTCAACCTCATCCCTCTTGACATTATTGTCTATCTCCATTCCAATACCCCATTTTGTGCAGCAAAACCAGCAATTAGTTTGTTGGTCAGCAAAAAATGGCCAGCAGATCATAGGCACCCCATAACTAATACTTTCGATTGTGGAATTCCACCCACTATGAGTTAAGAATCCTCCAACAGAAGGATGTCTGAGAACTTTCTCTTGAGGGCACCAGCCTGCAAACATACTTCTTTCTTTGGTTTCTTCAAGAAATTCACTTGGCAGAATAGCTGAACTGCCTGAGACAAGATCTGGCCTTAAAATCCACAAAAAGTTTTGTTTGCTATTAGCAAGTCCCCAAGCAAATTCGACTAGTTGCTCAGGTGTCATAACAGCAATGCTTCCAAAGTTGACATAAACCACAGAGTTTGGATCTTTCGAATCAAGCCATTCAAGACATTCTGGCTCTTCCTTCCAGAGATTTGATTGAATATCTGTTAAGGACTCATCATGCACATGATTATCAAGGAAATGTAGTGGTCCAATGGTGTAAATTGGTGGAAGATAAGATGAAAGTGCATCTAATACACCATGTTCGAGTTGTTGATAGGTGTTTATAATGATGGCAGAAGCCTTTCTAGCTCTCTGAGTTTCTTGCAGGACGAATTTCACCATAAAATCATCGGGATTCGTGGTTCGTAAGAAGCTTGGAAGATCCTTCAAGCGTATACCCTCTAATTCTGGAATCCAGTCTAGAACAGTATCTAGATATCCATTTGTCAAATAACTGGCATCTGCAAGGTATAAGATGTACGACACCAAGTATCATCAGAATCATTCAAAGGGCATGGGGGCAGTGCAAAATTTGATGCTTTTTACATAGTCATATTCTTGAAAAACaaatattttccaacttagttaaaagaaaaaagaaatcttaCACTTTCTTATtcattaaattaaattttgactACAAAGTCAATGTTATGCGTCCGCCAATGAGTATATGAAGTAAACCACCAAAAAAAATGGTGAGAATAGTACTGACAGCAGCAATATTTGAGCTTAATCCACAGAAACAAGTTAACATTTTTACACtgacaaaaaattattttattaagaATTAGTACCTTTGAGTGGTATGATACCCTTTTCCATAAGCTTGGCATACTGGAAGTACCCCAAGTAGGAACATGCACTGGAGGTCCAAAAAAGAACTTCAGGGATGCTTAGTTCTTCAGCGGCTGCAAGAGTGAAGCCCGTTGCTGCATCAGAAACTATGCAAGAAACTGGGGGTACTTTCGAGGAAGATGTATCGTTGAGTTCGGCAAGTAGCTCCCTGAAGGGACCTAAGCAAGTTCTATCCATAGATTCAAAAAGGGTTGGAATATCTTGGGTAGCATCGACATCTGAAGGCGGAAGTCCATCAGGAATGGCTTTAAATTGGAAATCAGGCAATCCGTTGAGGGCATCAGGACCTCTGGATTTAAGCAAGCGCCTGTGGTTGAATTCAGTGTTGACAAAGGTGATGTGGAAACCATTGTGATGGAGGAGCTTGGCTAGGTTCAGCATGGGGCCTATGTGGCCTTGGGCTGCAGCTGGTATGCAGACTGCATGAGGCTTCTTCTCTAATAGAGCAATGGAACCCATTCAGTTCTTCTTGCGGGGGAATTTGAACAGATTAAATGGAAATTGTTAATGGGATTTATGAGGCTTTGGGATTGGAACGATTGCAAAGTTGATGAAAAGGTAGCTTCATTTATATAGACGGAGTCGATCAGTGGTAAAGTTCTGTTGCAGTAATATTTTTCGGGCTGGGTCTACGGTCTACCGGAGAATATTCTTCCGCAGTGGCTTTCAAAATAATGAGGCTGTCAATCTCACAAAGTGAAAAGTTAACATCTGTTAATAGTCATTAGTCTATTGCTAGGAACACTTCTTTCTTCGTCCAAGGATTAAAATAATTGCTTggagttcttcatttttttcatctACCTGCTCAAGAAACGTCTGAGTAAGTTGGAACAAAACAAAATGGTgaatacaatatatataataaaggaaaaaatgacACTTGTGATCTACGTGCTTGCGTATTTATCAGTGGCCGCTACTGGAGTCATCACCAACACTGGAGGGTTACCTCCAATTCAAGAAATCAAAGTTAGACTTCTTTATCGTCCCAAAAAGGGGTTCAATaataaaatagaagaaaaaatcTGGGAATTctctatcctttattttttgTATGTACAACTTGTGAGGGGAATGACGTGAACCCTTCACGATTACTCATAGGCCATAGCTGATAATTTGGTGCGGCCCTCCGCCGTTGAGGAGGCATATTCAGCAACCATTAGTTTGCCCACGTCGGCGAGTTAATTGATAGACGAAGAAATCTGGGTCACTCTTTATTCTGGGACGGCGAAGACACAATTTTAGTATCTTGACAGGTGAGGATTAaactatttcaacttttggtttCGCCGGCTTAGGCAAATAGTTAAATCCAACAGTCACCTTAGAAATCCTAACAAAGGAAGATATCAGAGAGAAAGCATGCCAAATCCACCAATATGTAACAAGTGTTCTACGTaaatttctcatcaattgcttaATTACGAAAAAAGTACTCCAATTCTTGTAGTTTTGTATAGTTGTTGTAAgtgaaattcttttttttttttggcgggATTACTAAGAAAGTGATTAATTCCAAATTCAAAGAGGTTACTTATGTTAACAATAGTATACGACTTGAGGAAGGAATATGCAATTTATGAAAGTACAGGGTTCCAGATTTAGTATGCAAGAagcgtttgataataaaaaataacacATCTGAATAAATAACACTGAATCTCTTAAGCAAACTTGCTCCAAAAGTGAGAAGTTTTCTGATTCTcatttaatgtgatatacaATCAAATATATCAcattaatatttaataattcaataatttactatattcaaattttaaatttcaattttatcaaacacgcTCTCAATCGAATTATTGTGCAATTCAAAACACAAGAAACCACCAAAAAGATTTTCATTGAATTAAATCTTTCTAAATGTTCATACCACCTTTTGCTTCTCTATATGTTCAAACATGTGGTttgaattatttaattaaattaaattagacAAATTTTCAATTCAATAACTCCATGAGTCTTATATTTgcccctttttattattttttgtttcagtTTTTTAAGGTTGAGCCTTATTCTATTACAGCGTAAGCATAAAAAAAGTTTACAAAGAGAAATATCTAACCAACTTAGCTAACTCAGTTGGTCATCAGAGTCCTCCCCTATAggaccattatttaaaaaaaaaaaaaaaagaaatatctcAAAACAGTGAAAAAAGGAGAAATATCTCAATACAATGCACAAGCCTGTTCGAGCAACTCAAAGCTGCAATCAGAACTCAACACTCAAAATAGGAAAGAAAACAGCTAAATAAtacagagaaaaaaaataaaaacctatACAGAGGAAAAAGCCGATTAAAATCCCAAGCAGTACGCTATCAAATCAATTACCCTTCGTTCTGCTAATTCTTCTCCTTGAAGCAATAGAAGATTTAACATGAATTTGCACATTTTTAGCTCCAAGTAAACTGACATAGCCCATCGTTTCACAATAATTTACCTTGTAAAGAATTGGAGCTCGATTCAGTTACATTTTCAACCAAACTACCAACAAAGAAATAAGTGCAAAAAGGACCGAAAAAACATTACAGCGATGCGCGCAATACAAGGCCGACAATATCTGTACCCAAGTCTCAAATTCAATAAGCTAAGCATGAGAACAATTTGGATACATTCACTTTAACGTGTCTAGTGTCTTGGATTGAGAAGCACTTGATTAATCGCATTCTCAAGATTGAAGACAGACTTTCGCGTAGCTGCTTCCACCAATCTTTTCCACTTAAGGCCTTTCTCTTCATCTTCTTGCCCTTTTCTCCTACCATTAACTCTGTAACAAGCCTTTCAACATGATCCCTCTTAACATTATTGTCTATCTCCAATCCAATGCCCCATTTTGTGCAGCAAAATCAGCAATTAGTTTGTTGGTCAGCGAAAAACGGCCAACAGATCATAGGCAGCCCATAGCTAATGCTTTCAATCGTGGAATTCCATTCACTATGAATTAAGAATCCTCTAACAAAAGGGTGCTTAAGAACTTTCGCTTGAGAGCACGAGCTTGCAAACATGTTGGGATTCGAGTGCAAAACAAATAACTACTGAAACATCAAATACATAACAATTTGATGACAAACAAGTCACAAGTATGAAAGATAACGACACATAATATTTAACATAATCAATTCCATCATTGAACCTACGTTCATAGAGAGAACACCCACTTTTTATTATCAGAGAAAAACTTTATATTAGAATACAATTTGAATCCAACCTCAACCCTTATATACtatttctcatttttcaagAATCCTCTCTCATTCTATATTTAAAACTGCATGTCCCCCTAATGTACTTATTATGTGCCAATATATAGTATGGCAATTCACCTATTtatagaaaatattatttggctaaaaatcaaataataacaggAAATTAATACTAATCCCTAAACTTGTACAAAATAGAAGATAACTtctaaatcctaaacaaaatagaaaatttttttactactatttcaaataaataaaatcaattaCTCCCTCCATCTCATTTATTTAGTCATGTTTAGAGAAtctttttaaaaatagtgagtgtatttgaattgtaaattatttgagataattttatgaaaaaagtactgtagaattttttttgatatgatatatgtgagataaaaagataattggaaaatgtgttgatgatgcaagcaaatcaGTGTGTGTAAATAAGGTATAAATAAAGTATATTTTTTTACAATCCTAACACACTCAGTGATTTGATTGTAATATTTGTActtcttttttcaattttatttccacaaattcaaattttaaatttgaatagtaACATGCATGTAATTAGAAAGAATGACTATATTGGAAAGACAGATTAAAAGGTGTTTTGACTTTTCTAACATGATAATTGTTTTAGAacgttttaaaatggaaagtaTGACATTGGAAAGAGAGATTAAAAGATGTTTTGACTTTTCTAACATAACAATTGTTTTGGaacattttaaaataaaaagtatgacactttcaatAGGACGGAGAGTAGAAAACTAGTTAATTAAGAAACCTAtcgaaaaaaaattaaatcaatttcCTACAAATCTCCACCTTAACAAATATTTCTTTTAGGATCCATTTACCTTCAATTACCAAATACACATCTGAATCAATACAGTTCTGACATCTAATTGATTCAATCGGCAAGTGAACATATGTAGTTACTCTAAATCCAACCTCCCGTTGACTCGCGAGAAGGTACCTCAATTCACTATCTCCCTTCGTAGGATTTCTTCTCACCATCACTTGCAACTCGAAATCTCCTTCTGTGAGTTATATTTCTAATCATTGAGACAATTAAGTGGTAAAATTATCATACTTCTTCATATTCTCAGGATTGTCTCGTCTAGTGTAATTGTCAAGACTCTATCTATAACATAAAACTCATAGCCATCAAAGTTTTCTTGCATTTGAGAATTATATCCCtttatttctttaaaacacATGTCACACCACCTAAAAAATATAATTCAAATCAAAAGATCATTTGAGATGAAGTATCAACTGTTAGAGTTGCGAGAATGTCTCCACCGATTCATGTCCAAAATTAACATTGAATTTCACCTTTTTTTCACTCTTGAATGACTTGTCTAAATTCACCATCAAGTATTTTCAAGCTTTTCAACTTTTCATCATTCACCACTAATGCTTTTTGTCAAATCCTTAAAACAAGGATGCTACTtattaaattgttcaattggCAACCGTCACCAATCCACTTGATCACAATAATCAAACATGATCCAACCATGAACCCCGCTTTGATACTAGTTTGTTGGGATTTAAGTGTTTGTGAGCAACTCAATCTTACAATTaagttctgataccacttgttgggaTCCAAACACGAACAAACAACTATTGAAATATCAAGTACACAATAATTTAATGTCAAACAAACCACAAACATGAAAGATAAACTACACATAATATTTAATATAGTTCGATTCCATCATTGAGTCTACGTCTACAGAGAGATCATCCGTTCTTTATTATGACAGGAAAATCCTATATAAAAATACAACTTAAACCCAAATCCAACTCTTGTATAGCATCTTTCATCTCTCAAGAACCTTTTCTCATCCTATGTATAAGATTACATGTCGCCCTTGTATTCTCATTATGTGTCACTTTATAGTATGTCAATCCACCTATTAATAGAAAGTAttatttaaccaaaaatcaaataataacaggAAACTAATACTAATTTCTAAACTTATACataataggaaataacttctaaattctaaataaaatagaaaatttcttaaCTACtattttaagtaattaaaactAATTAGAAAATTAATTACTTACACACAAATTAAGAAACAtatctaaaagaaattaaattaattttctaacaaaacacGCATCTTTCCTTGGTTTCTTCAAGAAACTCACTCGAAAGAATAGCTGAATCGCCTAAAATAAGGGTcccgtttggcaagtgagttttttgagtgtttgtctaaaattttactataacttactgtagaagttttttaaaaaatttttgaagtgtatttttttggaatattttgaaatgtatagtttaaaaattttgaaaatttttttgagattacggtagttaaagtttttaaaaaacttatagcagacaaatttggcaaaaaacttGTCAGCCAAACAAGGTCTTAAAATCCATAATAAGTCTTGTTTAGTGTTAGCAAGTCCCAATGCAAATTCGACTAGTTGCTCAGGTGCCATAATAGCAATGCTTCCAAAGTTGACATGAACCATCGAGTTTGGATCTTTCGAATTAAGCCACTCAAGACATTCAGTTTTTTCTTTCCAAAGATTTGATCCAATTTCTTTCAAATTCTTATCCTTAATTTGATTATCGAGGATGTTTAGCGGCCCAATGGGATAAATCGGAGGAAGATAAGATGAAAGGGCATGTAATGCATGCTGTTCCAGTTGTTGAAAGGTATTTATAATGATGGCAAAAGCCTCTCGAGCTCTCCCAGTTTCTTGCATGATGTATTTTAGCATAAATTCATCTGGATTTGTGGTTCttaagaaaattggaaaatcctTTAAACTTATACCTTTCAATCCTAGAATCCAATCTAGAACAGTGTCTAGATATCCATTTGTCAAGTAACTAGCATTTGGAAACCACAAATGTTTTACAACCAAAACATCTGAATCATAGAACTTGCAAGGAGAAAGGCTAATTGCTAAGAATACATGtaaaaagatatatatatatatatatatatcgcaCAAATGTATCTCTGATACACACCATTTCTTATTTTATACCTGCCGTGCTGATTGGGCATGGCCGCAGAACGAATTGTCAGAAACTCTGCAAAAATGTCAGTGGGTCAGCGgcctacaattttttttttaattagccTGTCTGGGTACGGCTGGGGACAggtggcaaaaaaaaaaagggccagCAAATGGGTTGTATTTGGGAACATGAATTTTGTAGCAAAAGTGAAACGAAAGGCCATACAAATTCACTGCACTAGCTgccctctttctttctttcactcTTTTCTTTGCTCTTTATTTCTTGGAAGAGATATCTAAACGATTTTATTGCACTAATCCTAATCAAAGATTTTGGTTTTATAACTTAAagattttgctgtggagtcttATAACACTTAAGTTAGGAAGATCAAATTTTCAAAGTGGAAATGGAagattattatatttttcaagCTGCAAATTAGTATAATTCTATGTACAATGAAAATTCAATGCTTGCTCAAATTTTTTGACGAACAACATGTGTAAGCTAATATATGAATATTTATATGTAAATTAAATGCAGTTTATACGCGACAAAATTCATGAATAAGAATCCAtatatgtaaaattaatatacatttttttttatttttgctactAATCAGATACATTTGTGACTAACTGGTATTCAAAgctaaattttaatcaaaatttgaagTTCCTCCTCAATGAAGTTCAACACTTGAAGATGCGCTGACGGTCTTGGCCGAGTTTTCGAACCATGCTCCTATggtttaatttctcaaccagaACGTTGCAGTCAGAAAGCATCAAGATGGACGTCCAATTTTCCTTCAATGCGTTGAGCAAGGCAGTTCTGATAGCATGAGCTTCTAGGTTTGTAGCCTCTCCTTTTAATGAGTTTGGGATTGACCATATTGTCTTTGGACGCTATACCAATACCAAACTGGTCTCTTTGCTGGTCCACTGCAGTATCTATGTAGATGATAGATGAGTGTTATTGTTGGACCACCGCAATCTTGTCATGACTATCCAGCTGAGcattgttttcttgtttttcacAAGTGTTTAGGGGGTTTGCCTCTTTAAACTCAAGCCAATCTGTCATGGCCTATTGGGAGATTCGATAACCATCTTGGTTGATCAGGTTAAAGTTCCAATTATTCCTTACCTTCCAGATATGCCAAAGTTGGTTAGCTGTCATTTCAATATGAGCTTTGCCATCTACCATTTCTCTAGCCTATTGTAAGCTCTCCCACCATGTTCAAAAGCTCCCTT contains the following coding sequences:
- the LOC113712975 gene encoding 7-deoxyloganetin glucosyltransferase-like; its protein translation is MGSIALLEKKPHAVCIPAAAQGHIGPMLNLAKLLHHNGFHITFVNTEFNHRRLLKSRGPDALNGLPDFQFKAIPDGLPPSDVDATQDIPTLFESMDRTCLGPFRELLAELNDTSSSKVPPVSCIVSDAATGFTLAAAEELSIPEVLFWTSSACSYLGYFQYAKLMEKGIIPLKDASYLTNGYLDTVLDWIPELEGIRLKDLPSFLRTTNPDDFMVKFVLQETQRARKASAIIINTYQQLEHGVLDALSSYLPPIYTIGPLHFLDNHVHDESLTDIQSNLWKEEPECLEWLDSKDPNSVVYVNFGSIAVMTPEQLVEFAWGLANSKQNFLWILRPDLVSGSSAILPSEFLEETKERSMFAGWCPQEKVLRHPSVGGFLTHSGWNSTIESISYGVPMICWPFFADQQTNCWFCCTKWGIGMEIDNNVKRDEVEGLVSELMAGEKGKEMKKKAMDWKKLAETAVTDSNLNLENLIHQVLLNPSI